In one window of Phyllopteryx taeniolatus isolate TA_2022b chromosome 23, UOR_Ptae_1.2, whole genome shotgun sequence DNA:
- the zgc:92664 gene encoding uncharacterized protein zgc:92664 isoform X4 has product MTSASTKVGEIFSAAGAAFSRLGELTMQLHPVADANPASTHAKSPAKRKHEDNARSGSSEGGHPPKTKKAAAATSPGAAAKKRKAAATWWTWRDWFECARPKSSTLIKMR; this is encoded by the exons ATGACTTCAGCTTCCACCAAa GTTGGAGAAATCTTTTCAGCGGCCGGTGCCGCTTTCAGCCGACTCGGAGAACTCACCATGCAGCTTCACCCCGTGGCAGACGCCAACCCCGCCAG CACTCACGCCAAGAGCCCGGCCAAGCGGAAGCACGAAGACAACGCTCGGAGCGGCTCGTCCGAGGGCGGCCACCCGCCGAAGACCAAGAAGGCCGCCGCCGCCACGTCGCCCGGTGCCGCCGCGAAGAAGCGGAAGGCCGCGG CGACCTGGTGGACATGGAGGGACTGGTTCGAGTGTGCCcgtccaaaaagctcaactttgaTCAAG ATGCGTTGA
- the zgc:92664 gene encoding chromatin complexes subunit BAP18 isoform X2, translated as MTSASTKVGEIFSAAGAAFSRLGELTMQLHPVADANPASTHAKSPAKRKHEDNARSGSSEGGHPPKTKKAAAATSPGAAAKKRKAADVTLSALNSDLVDMEGLVRVCPSKKLNFDQDALNLDSGLIMNSADLPLLSR; from the exons ATGACTTCAGCTTCCACCAAa GTTGGAGAAATCTTTTCAGCGGCCGGTGCCGCTTTCAGCCGACTCGGAGAACTCACCATGCAGCTTCACCCCGTGGCAGACGCCAACCCCGCCAG CACTCACGCCAAGAGCCCGGCCAAGCGGAAGCACGAAGACAACGCTCGGAGCGGCTCGTCCGAGGGCGGCCACCCGCCGAAGACCAAGAAGGCCGCCGCCGCCACGTCGCCCGGTGCCGCCGCGAAGAAGCGGAAGGCCGCGG ATGTCACCCTGAGCGCCCTCAACAGCGACCTGGTGGACATGGAGGGACTGGTTCGAGTGTGCCcgtccaaaaagctcaactttgaTCAAG ATGCGTTGAACTTGGACTCCGGCCTCATCATGAACTCCGCCGACCTTCCTCTGCTGTCACGCTGA
- the LOC133472653 gene encoding uncharacterized protein LOC133472653, with amino-acid sequence MASSFNKAHLRKVAEKNQICDGALHPSPFGIFDLLNTQKCLKNFFAQRGMFGDCTASPEVNQNGTSSLKAKERDDKINIIVKSIVEKSIADIAKMRQLIALWDAEERSTSHSYIDESSYGVVTQQKIKQYLRDFFSERLTSAEHPRDFHDGADPGRDSYAEMAKEEDAGSSLSSPMIGKAMSMISHVIQPVVDTIDSASRVTKTVANMLGWNDRDDHETTTADESDEGAQQKSAQQVSGLLPPAEETVAEGSSASSTTVRMKKTLTRDKTDKEHPVQTSSFSPAMDEAVEVSSSASSSPANKLRSARKDDNRVPPAMFDEAVMEELCNLQYEIQLTPRLSPILEETGETNSSASSSAILEKMCFFEADSVSGLVVASEGTAAPIPSTSTCTFEKTNAIPSKVPPQPYIFEEEAAEQKFTTEMASSPRVSPLSGRKPNVMGDSTDENMSSSEFSEEEVTKASSAIEARSTPRLLHTLDGVSPVPSPVTSSPIIEKAKNIISQVMHPVVYTIDSASKVTKTAGKSIAKKVRSMWKYRSGRKKGKRGKGKSDKKAERTARQDVLDKEDGNEEEEEDRVEDEEEEEETNTAEVDSISQLSGALDDAEVVCCSEVPAGIIEDNHVEKSADVLDDVAVEEFCFFEAESSSVISTPFLDPRTTASCDPASSASADPEQAYSENCTPDILEEQLSCNSIGLSSMPENQLRIAETDEEQPSEINPLQSEEDGPEHNIYSIFENIFREEFSKKLENSLRQGLCDAVRVYVPERSSTESFESTDISGEQADNGTKLEIDTSSVGPRDSLESASTSLTSFTSYQLLEDGMSRKHLSDADLKGMPPEGFDSKSKSLWKRWRMRRGRKVLPGLLAGRFTPGAADDVTADGKATEPAIKSILKKVTSIWK; translated from the exons ATGGCGTCAAGTTTCAACAAAGCTCATTTGAGAAAGGTCGCAGAAAAGAACCAAATTTGTGACGGAGCTCTCCACCCGTCGCCATTCGGCATTTTCGACCTTCTCAACACACAGAAATGCCTGAAAAACTTTTTCGCCCAGCGGGGGATGTTTGGCGACTGCACGGCTAGCCCTGAAGTCAACCAG AATGGGACGTCAAGCCTCAAGGCCAAAGAGAGGGACGACAAGATCAACATCATCGTCAAGAGCATCGTTGAGAAGAGCATCGCGGACATCGCCAAGATGAGGCAGCTCATCGCCCTCTGGGATGCGGAGGAGCGCTCCACATCGCATTCTTACATCGACGAGTCGTCGTACGGCGTCGTCACCCAACAGAAAATTAAACAATACCTGAGGGATTTCTTCTCGGAGCGCCTCACGTCTGCCGAGCACCCCAGAGATTTCCACGACGGCGCGGACCCTGGACGGGACTCTTATGCAGAGATGGCAAAGGAAGAAGACGCCGGCTCCTCGCTGTCTTCTCCCATGATTGGGAAGGCAATGAGTATGATCAGCCATGTGATACAGCCTGTTGTTGACACCATCGACTCTGCCAGCAGAGTTACAAAAACCGTAGCCAATATGTTAGGGTGGAACGATCGAGACGACCACGAAACGACGACGGCAGATGAGTCGGATGAAGGAGCACAGCAGAAGTCAGCTCAACAGGTCTCCGGTCTTTTGCCCCCTGCAGAGGAGACCGTGGCGGAAGGTTCATCTGCTTCTTCCACCACAGTCAGGATGAAAAAGACCCTCACGCGTGACAAAACGGACAAGGAACATCCGGTTCAGACCTCGAGCTTTTCACCAGCAATGGACGAAGCTGTGGAGGTCAGTTCATCTGCTTCCTCTTCCCCCGCAAACAAGCTCAGGAGTGCCAGGAAAGACGATAATCGTGTTCCCCCGGCGATGTTCGACGAGGCTGTCATGGAGGAACTCTGCAATTTGCAATATGAGATCCAGTTGACGCCCAGGCTCTCCCCCATATTGGAGGAGACCGGGGAGACAAATTCTTCTGCTTCCTCTTCAGCCATCCTGGAGAAGATGTGCTTCTTTGAGGCAGACTCCGTCTCCGGCCTTGTCGTAGCGTCAGAGGGCACCGCTGCTCCTATTCCTTCCACTTCTACGTGCACCTTCGAGAAGACCAATGCCATCCCAAGCAAGGTGCCTCCGCAACCGTATATCTTTGAGGAAGAGGCAGCGGAGCAGAAGTTCACCACTGAGATGGCATCGAGCCCTCGGGTTTCGCCATTAAGTGGCCGGAAGCCAAACGTGATGGGTGACAGCACAGATGAGAACATGTCTAGTTCGGAATTCTCTGAAGAAGAGGTCACAAAAGCGAGCTCCGCCATTGAGGCTCGGTCCACCCCGAGACTTTTGCACACGTTAGATGGTGTCTCCCCAGTTCCCTCTCCTGTTACGTCTTCTCCCATCATTGAGAAGGCCAAAAATATCATAAGCCAAGTGATGCATCCTGTTGTCTATACAATTGACTCTGCcagcaaggttacaaaaacagcCGGCAAATCTATTGCCAAAAAAGTGAGGTCCATGTGGAAATATCGCTCTGGCAGGAAGAAGGGCAAGAGGGGTAAAGGAAAGAGTGACAAAAAAGCTGAGCGAACCGCACGTCAAGATGTTTTGGACAAAGAAGACGgcaatgaggaggaggaggaggacagggtggaggacgaggaagaggaggaggaaacgAACACTGCTGAGGTGGACTCAATCTCCCAGCTTTCAGGCGCATTAGATGACGCTGAGGTTGTCTGTTGCTCAGAGGTTCCCGCGGGCATCATTGAGGACAACCACGTTGAGAAATCTGCAGATGTCTTGGATGACGTGGCAGTGGAGGAGTTCTGTTTCTTTGAGGCAGAATCCTCTTCTGTCATTTCCACTCCATTTTTGGACCCCAGGACGACGGCGTCGTGCGATCCCGCCTCCTCCGCTTCAGCCGATCCCGAGCAGGCATACTCTGAAAATTGTACTCCGGATATCTTAGAAGAACAACTGTCCTGCAATTCTATCGGCTTGTCGTCAATGCCGGAGAATCAACTGAGAATCGCGGAGACGGACGAAGAGCAGCCCAGTGAGATAAATCCACTCCAGTCCGAGGAGGACGGACCCGAGCACAACATCTACAGTATTTTTGAGAACATTTTCAGAGAGGAGTTTTCCAAAAAATTAGAAAATTCCCTCAGGCAGGGCCTCTGCGATGCAGTCCGTGTCTACGTTCCAGAAAGAAGCTCAACAGAATCCTTCGAGAGCACCGACATCTCGGGGGAGCAGGCTGACAATGGCACAAAACTGGAGATCGATACCTCCTCGGTGGGTCCGCGAGACTCTCTGGAGAGCGCCTCAACCTCGCTCACTTCTTTTACGAGCTACCAGTTGTTAGAAGACGGAATGAGCCGGAAGCATTTATCAGATGCCGACCTTAAAGGGATGCCACCAGAGGGATTTGATTCCAAGAGCAAGTCGCTGTGGAAGAGGTGGAGAATGCGGCGTGGCAGGAAGGTTCTGCCGGGTCTTTTGGCGGGCCGGTTTACTCCCGGTGCCGCTGACGACGTGACCGCAGACGGCAAAGCCACAGAACCAGCCATCAAGTCCATCTTGAAAAAAGTCACGTCAATTTGGAAGTAA
- the si:dkey-6n21.13 gene encoding P2Y purinoceptor 3 isoform X1 — protein MTTTVPLAPPFAVVPGGGGALLDNGSLSRGTRPPPAFCSIDESYKYIFLPVCYSFTFVFSLSLNAVVLYRSFRRTKRWNASLIYMVNLASTDFMYGLSLPFLVASYVMRDRWVFGDFMCRLVRFLFYFNLYCSIFFLTCISVHRYLGICHPMRVITLESKKAVKCACVLVWAVVFALTCPIFRFAQTGRASDGGGADNCWDDAVDREFSDYVPYGVILHLLGFFVPFSIVAWCYSHVVLTIFKTLRSRPRDARDRAGVSVFPGADSPYAGRRRKSIRTIVTITLLFALCFFPFHVTRTVFLLLKVSKGVPCQTMTTVSMCYKITRPLASFNAWLNALLYFLTKDKGGCCPPPGAGGAAGPLLPLRMVAKREDHGRRHAKSPLFT, from the coding sequence ATGACGACGACGGTTCCTCTCGCGCCGCCCTTCGCCGTGGtgcccggcggcggcggcgccctCCTCGACAACGGCAGCCTCTCGCGCGGCACCCGGCCCCCGCCGGCGTTCTGCAGCATCGACGAGTCGTACAAGTACATCTTCCTGCCCGTCTGCTACTCGTTCACGTTCGTGTTCAGCCTGTCGCTGAACGCGGTGGTCCTGTACCGCTCGTTCCGCCGCACCAAGCGCTGGAACGCTTCCCTCATCTACATGGTCAACCTGGCCTCCACCGACTTCATGTACGGCCTTTCGCTGCCCTTCCTGGTGGCCAGCTACGTCATGCGCGACCGCTGGGTCTTCGGCGACTTCATGTGCCGCCTGGTGCGCTTCCTCTTCTACTTCAACCTGTACTGCTCCATCTTCTTCCTCACTTGCATCTCGGTGCACCGCTACTTGGGCATCTGCCACCCCATGCGGGTCATCACGCTGGAGAGCAAGAAAGCCGTCAAGTGCGCCTGCGTGCTGGTGTGGGCGGTGGTGTTTGCGCTCACCTGTCCCATCTTCCGCTTCGCGCAGACGGGACGGGCGTCCGACGGCGGCGGCGCGGACAACTGCTGGGACGACGCCGTCGACCGCGAGTTCTCCGACTACGTGCCGTACGGCGTGATCCTGCACCTGCTGGGCTTCTTCGTTCCCTTCTCCATCGTCGCCTGGTGCTACTCGCACGTGGTGCTGACCATCTTCAAGACTCTGCGTTCGCGGCCTCGCGACGCCAGGGACCGGGCCGGCGTCTCCGTCTTCCCGGGCGCCGACTCGCCGTACGCCGGCCGCCGGCGCAAGTCCATCCGGACCATCGTCACCATCACGCTGCTCTTCGCGCTGTGCTTCTTCCCCTTCCACGTGACCAGGACCGTCTTCCTGCTCCTGAAGGTGAGCAAGGGCGTCCCGTGCCAAACCATGACCACCGTGTCCATGTGCTACAAGATCACGCGGCCCTTGGCGTCGTTCAACGCGTGGCTCAACGCCCTCCTCTACTTCCTCACCAAAGACAAGGGCGGATGCTGCCCGCCGCCCGGCGCCGGCGGGGCCGCGGGGCCTCTGCTGCCCCTGAGGATGGTGGCGAAACGAGAGGACCACGGACGCCGGCACGCCAAAAGTCCCCTATTTACCTGA
- the nat16 gene encoding histidine N-acetyltransferase isoform X2, with the protein MMKIDSSLSAPQPPESLSQAGLQFTVATEEDFDDIMAISQDIYGGLDYLPTRYSSWLQETNRTVILARKQGKVIALESVCVIDEGETMLVEGLRVAPQERGKGVAGVLLRFCCELVKSKYPEVKVTRLTRDDRLGPKDFQKYRIVTKQGILLVRFRAEDLKCRLSDLGGGGETQPESASLPNAPPIRLDQGAARRLFLASDLMRGVLPNATIIQDWQPFKPVPGNMAILMKKDIDWMVDDASKPSVGSLCTFPFRVPIGEDWYYLNIDMFGKDLDLVRRQFLSHLQRHTATLKGHVMCQMFLDPPLWKPMADFCCHALSVELVKEYTEQCVVESDVV; encoded by the exons ATGATGAAGATCGACAGCAGCCTGAGCGCGCCGCAGCCGCCCGAGTCCTTGTCCCAGGCCGGCCTTCAGTTCACCGTGGCCACCGAGGAGGACTTTGACGACATCATGGCCATAAGCCAGGACATCTACGGAGGCCTGGACTACCTGCCCACCAGGTACAGCAGCTGGCTGCAGGAAACCAACCGCACAGTCATCCTGGCACGAAAACAGGGAAAAGTG ATTGCCCTGGAGTCGGTATGCGTGATTGACGAAGGCGAGACCATGCTGGTGGAGGGTCTCCGCGTCGCCCCCCAGGAAAGGGGCAAGGGCGTGGCGGGAGTCCTGCTGCGCTTTTGCTGCGAGCTGGTCAAGTCCAAATACCCCGAGGTGAAAGTCACCCGCCTGACCCGCGACGATCGGCTCGGGCCCAAGGACTTCCAGAAGTATCGCATCGTAACCAAGCAG GGCATCCTACTGGTGCGTTTCCGAGCCGAGGACCTCAAGTGCCGGCTTTCGGACCTCGGCGGAGGAGGAGAAACCCAGCCGGAGTCCGCCTCGTTGCCAAACGCTCCCCCGATCCGCCTGGACCAGGGCGCCGCCCGTCGGCTCTTTCTGGCTAGCGACTTGATGCGGGGGGTCCTCCCGAACGCCACCATCATTCAAGATTGGCAGCCTTTCAAGCCCGTGCCCGGTAACATGGCCATCCTGATGAAGAAAGATATCGACTGGATGGTGGATGACGCATCCAAGCCGAGCGTGGGAAGCCTGTGTACTTTCCCCTTTAGGGTCCCCATTGGAGAAGACTG GTACTACCTGAACATCGACATGTTCGGCAAAGACCTGGATCTGGTCCGCCGGCAGTTCCTGAGCCACCTGCAGCGCCACACGGCCACCTTGAAGGGTCACGTCATGTGCCAGATGTTCCTGGACCCGCCCTTGTGGAAGCCCATGGCTGACTTTTGCTGCCACGCCCTGAGCGTGGAGCTGGTGAAGGAGTACACGGAGCAATGCGTGGTGGAGTCCGACGTCGTGTAG
- the si:dkey-6n21.13 gene encoding P2Y purinoceptor 4 isoform X2 yields MTTTVPLAPPFAVVPGGGGALLDNGSLSRGTRPPPAFCSIDESYKYIFLPVCYSFTFVFSLSLNAVVLYRSFRRTKRWNASLIYMVNLASTDFMYGLSLPFLVASYVMRDRWVFGDFMCRLVRFLFYFNLYCSIFFLTCISVHRYLGICHPMRVITLESKKAVKCACVLVWAVVFALTCPIFRFAQTGRASDGGGADNCWDDAVDREFSDYVPYGVILHLLGFFVPFSIVAWCYSHVVLTIFKTLRSRPRDARDRAGVSVFPGADSPYAGRRRKSIRTIVTITLLFALCFFPFHVTRTVFLLLKTRADAARRPAPAGPRGLCCP; encoded by the exons ATGACGACGACGGTTCCTCTCGCGCCGCCCTTCGCCGTGGtgcccggcggcggcggcgccctCCTCGACAACGGCAGCCTCTCGCGCGGCACCCGGCCCCCGCCGGCGTTCTGCAGCATCGACGAGTCGTACAAGTACATCTTCCTGCCCGTCTGCTACTCGTTCACGTTCGTGTTCAGCCTGTCGCTGAACGCGGTGGTCCTGTACCGCTCGTTCCGCCGCACCAAGCGCTGGAACGCTTCCCTCATCTACATGGTCAACCTGGCCTCCACCGACTTCATGTACGGCCTTTCGCTGCCCTTCCTGGTGGCCAGCTACGTCATGCGCGACCGCTGGGTCTTCGGCGACTTCATGTGCCGCCTGGTGCGCTTCCTCTTCTACTTCAACCTGTACTGCTCCATCTTCTTCCTCACTTGCATCTCGGTGCACCGCTACTTGGGCATCTGCCACCCCATGCGGGTCATCACGCTGGAGAGCAAGAAAGCCGTCAAGTGCGCCTGCGTGCTGGTGTGGGCGGTGGTGTTTGCGCTCACCTGTCCCATCTTCCGCTTCGCGCAGACGGGACGGGCGTCCGACGGCGGCGGCGCGGACAACTGCTGGGACGACGCCGTCGACCGCGAGTTCTCCGACTACGTGCCGTACGGCGTGATCCTGCACCTGCTGGGCTTCTTCGTTCCCTTCTCCATCGTCGCCTGGTGCTACTCGCACGTGGTGCTGACCATCTTCAAGACTCTGCGTTCGCGGCCTCGCGACGCCAGGGACCGGGCCGGCGTCTCCGTCTTCCCGGGCGCCGACTCGCCGTACGCCGGCCGCCGGCGCAAGTCCATCCGGACCATCGTCACCATCACGCTGCTCTTCGCGCTGTGCTTCTTCCCCTTCCACGTGACCAGGACCGTCTTCCTGCTCCTGAAG ACAAGGGCGGATGCTGCCCGCCGCCCGGCGCCGGCGGGGCCGCGGGGCCTCTGCTGCCCCTGA
- the zgc:92664 gene encoding chromatin complexes subunit BAP18 isoform X1, which produces MTSASTKVGEIFSAAGAAFSRLGELTMQLHPVADANPASTHAKSPAKRKHEDNARSGSSEGGHPPKTKKAAAATSPGAAAKKRKAAGELERKTLLGRANNVHVCPDVTLSALNSDLVDMEGLVRVCPSKKLNFDQDALNLDSGLIMNSADLPLLSR; this is translated from the exons ATGACTTCAGCTTCCACCAAa GTTGGAGAAATCTTTTCAGCGGCCGGTGCCGCTTTCAGCCGACTCGGAGAACTCACCATGCAGCTTCACCCCGTGGCAGACGCCAACCCCGCCAG CACTCACGCCAAGAGCCCGGCCAAGCGGAAGCACGAAGACAACGCTCGGAGCGGCTCGTCCGAGGGCGGCCACCCGCCGAAGACCAAGAAGGCCGCCGCCGCCACGTCGCCCGGTGCCGCCGCGAAGAAGCGGAAGGCCGCGGGTGAGTTGGAGCGCAAGACATTACTGGGAAGAGCGAATAACGTGCACGTGTGTCCAGATGTCACCCTGAGCGCCCTCAACAGCGACCTGGTGGACATGGAGGGACTGGTTCGAGTGTGCCcgtccaaaaagctcaactttgaTCAAG ATGCGTTGAACTTGGACTCCGGCCTCATCATGAACTCCGCCGACCTTCCTCTGCTGTCACGCTGA
- the zgc:92664 gene encoding uncharacterized protein zgc:92664 isoform X3, producing the protein MTSASTKVGEIFSAAGAAFSRLGELTMQLHPVADANPASTHAKSPAKRKHEDNARSGSSEGGHPPKTKKAAAATSPGAAAKKRKAAATWWTWRDWFECARPKSSTLIKVLHSFVGDADEVASDNDFDFVCLQMR; encoded by the exons ATGACTTCAGCTTCCACCAAa GTTGGAGAAATCTTTTCAGCGGCCGGTGCCGCTTTCAGCCGACTCGGAGAACTCACCATGCAGCTTCACCCCGTGGCAGACGCCAACCCCGCCAG CACTCACGCCAAGAGCCCGGCCAAGCGGAAGCACGAAGACAACGCTCGGAGCGGCTCGTCCGAGGGCGGCCACCCGCCGAAGACCAAGAAGGCCGCCGCCGCCACGTCGCCCGGTGCCGCCGCGAAGAAGCGGAAGGCCGCGG CGACCTGGTGGACATGGAGGGACTGGTTCGAGTGTGCCcgtccaaaaagctcaactttgaTCAAGGTGCTCCACTCTTTCGTCGGGGACGCCGATGAAGTCGCCAGCGACAACGACTTCGACTTTGTGTGTCTACAGATGCGTTGA
- the alox12 gene encoding LOW QUALITY PROTEIN: arachidonate 12-lipoxygenase, 12S-type (The sequence of the model RefSeq protein was modified relative to this genomic sequence to represent the inferred CDS: inserted 2 bases in 2 codons; substituted 3 bases at 3 genomic stop codons) codes for MHPRMEARSVVPVTGTSEYNYMYATLVGEMGAGEGTLLDKPALDLHWKSRGTGWKTTASAAPSRWNLQLESKCSRSLEEMSRWRYEKEHTLRATSDYCVPNATFSTRPQNAYSTALLRAHRKKDLEDRQKTHRWLTRAGGITRCVDAQTEGDLQQDARFDNEKRRENKXGIRAYVRQLSLKKPAIGFRKTWDDLEDFQRIFWKLRSLISSRMNPEGKCCENKTFHEGYFPSLTKEYCMHGVLEGRLLLWLPPFEWLQHENDQNVTTTCHPSAVCGTGGVVFRSIRFVCSVRAGNIYWFDDAIMDGIPRNTMEGQPQYVAAPLCLLYQHPEQGLVPIAIRFKMIPDSNHIPSWGRPLVWTRPKTRLLANTWARHSEVQVLSHLAVEVFCVXARRQLPAAHPIYWXFALFYCGPRYTPEINGRGRTQLISPDGVFKQVVSTGGDGLLLAVQKEXYRSLRRXLDFADRGVSQSPNYFYQEYAPPPTDEDAVPVELNTAALPDVSQSRGTWDERNRTRYAIRA; via the exons ATGCATCCTCGGATGGAAGCGCGCAGTGTAGTCCCGGTGACGGGTACATCCGAGTACAACTACATGTATGCGACCCTGGTGGGGGAGATGGGGGCGGGTGAGGGCACCCTACTGGACAAACCTGCCCTGGACTTGC ACTGGAAAAGCAGAGGGACTGGGTGGAAGACAACTGCTTCTGCTGCTCCATCACGGTGGAACCTCCAACTGGAGAGCAAGTGCTCACGTTCCCTGGAGGAGATGTCACGGTGGAGATACGAGAAGGAGCACACACTGAGAGCAACGTCAGATTATTGTGTTCCTAACGCCACCTTTTCGACCAGGCCGCAAAACGCTTACTCCACGGCTCTACTGCGAGCCCACAGAAAGAAAGATCTCGAGGACAGACAGAAGACTCACAG ATGGCTGACTCGGGCTGGAGGCATAACGCGATGTGTCGACGCGCAAACGGAAGGGGATTTACAGCAAGATGCCCGCTTTGACAACGAGAAGAGGCGCG AGAATAAGTGAGGCATACGTGCGTACGTCCGGCAGTTGTCACTGAAGAAACCTGCCATCGGTTTTCGGAAAACCTGGGATGACCTGGAAGATTTCCAACGGATCTTCTGGAAGCTGCGAAGCCTCATCTCTAGTAGGATGAATCCTGAAGGGAAGTGCTgcgaaaataaaacatttcatgagGGATATTTTCCTTCTTTGACCAAAGAGTACTGCATGCATGGCGTACTGGAAGGAAGACTGCTTCTTTGGTTACCACCCTTTGAATGGCTCCAACACGAGAATGATCAGAAT GTCACCACGACGTGTCATCCGTCTGCGGTCTGTGGGACCGGTGGGGTCGTCTTTCGGTCGATTCGCTTTGTTTGTTCTGTCCGGGCAGGGAATATCTATTGGTTCGATGATGCCATCATGGATGGGATTCCTCGCAACACAATGGAGGGTCAACCGCAATACGTTGCTGCGCCCCTTTGCCTCCTCTACCAACATCCAGAGCAAGGGCTCGTGCCTATTGCCATTCG TTTCAAAATGATACCCGACTCCAATCACATCCCCAGCTGGGGCAGACCCCTGGTTTGGACACGCCCAAAGACCAGGCTGCTGGCAAATACGTGGGCGCGTCACTCGGAGGTCCAGGTTCTCTCCCACCTGGCGGTGGAGGTGTTCTGTG CCGCACGAAGACAGCTCCCAGCTGCACATCCT ATTTATTGGTAATTTGCTCTTTTCTATTGTGGCCCCCGCTACACACCGGAGATCAACGGTAGGGGGCGCACGCAGCTCATCTCGCCAGATGGCGTCTTTAAACAG GTTGTCTCTACAGGTGGCGATGGTCTGCTCTTGGCGGTTCAGAAAG CCTACCGCTCACTCCGGCGTTAGCTAGACTTCGCTGATCGAGGAGTCTCTCAGTCGCCAAACTATTTCTACCAAGAATACGCG CCGCCACCCACAGACGAGGACGCCGTTCCCGTGGAATTGAACACGGCCGCCCTTCCCGATGTCAGCCAGTCGCGTGGCACCTGGGACGAGCGCAACCGGACGCGGTACGCCATCCGCGCTTGA
- the nat16 gene encoding histidine N-acetyltransferase isoform X1: MRNPRMRRGFWPAPASPVGSTRTPGGAGPERLDPAAARSLVYSSQEPVSTLRDLHHPRTTATARHRASSFGPHDSATLKCLQQRGAFGWARICQDSFLVSIFSAPYGRENPTPNTLVSCFMMKIDSSLSAPQPPESLSQAGLQFTVATEEDFDDIMAISQDIYGGLDYLPTRYSSWLQETNRTVILARKQGKVIALESVCVIDEGETMLVEGLRVAPQERGKGVAGVLLRFCCELVKSKYPEVKVTRLTRDDRLGPKDFQKYRIVTKQGILLVRFRAEDLKCRLSDLGGGGETQPESASLPNAPPIRLDQGAARRLFLASDLMRGVLPNATIIQDWQPFKPVPGNMAILMKKDIDWMVDDASKPSVGSLCTFPFRVPIGEDWYYLNIDMFGKDLDLVRRQFLSHLQRHTATLKGHVMCQMFLDPPLWKPMADFCCHALSVELVKEYTEQCVVESDVV; encoded by the exons ATGCGAAATCCGAGGATGAGGAGGGGGTTCTGGCCCGCTCCAGCGAGTCCAGTTGGCTCGACGCGGACACCGGGAGGGGCGGGGCCAGAGCGGCTCGATCCCGCAGCCGCGCGGTCGCTCGTCTATTCATCGCAGGAACCAGTTTCCACCCTCCGCGACCTCCATCATCCAAGGACGACCGCCACGGCACGGCACCGAGCCTCATCCTTCG GGCCGCATGACAGCGCTACGCTCAAGTGTTTACAACAACGCGGAGCCTTTGGATGGGCCCGGATCTGCCAGGACTCCTTTTTGGTGTCCATATTCTCAGCGCCTTACGGACGGGAGAATCCTACCCCGAACACG CTCGTCAGTTGTTTCATGATGAAGATCGACAGCAGCCTGAGCGCGCCGCAGCCGCCCGAGTCCTTGTCCCAGGCCGGCCTTCAGTTCACCGTGGCCACCGAGGAGGACTTTGACGACATCATGGCCATAAGCCAGGACATCTACGGAGGCCTGGACTACCTGCCCACCAGGTACAGCAGCTGGCTGCAGGAAACCAACCGCACAGTCATCCTGGCACGAAAACAGGGAAAAGTG ATTGCCCTGGAGTCGGTATGCGTGATTGACGAAGGCGAGACCATGCTGGTGGAGGGTCTCCGCGTCGCCCCCCAGGAAAGGGGCAAGGGCGTGGCGGGAGTCCTGCTGCGCTTTTGCTGCGAGCTGGTCAAGTCCAAATACCCCGAGGTGAAAGTCACCCGCCTGACCCGCGACGATCGGCTCGGGCCCAAGGACTTCCAGAAGTATCGCATCGTAACCAAGCAG GGCATCCTACTGGTGCGTTTCCGAGCCGAGGACCTCAAGTGCCGGCTTTCGGACCTCGGCGGAGGAGGAGAAACCCAGCCGGAGTCCGCCTCGTTGCCAAACGCTCCCCCGATCCGCCTGGACCAGGGCGCCGCCCGTCGGCTCTTTCTGGCTAGCGACTTGATGCGGGGGGTCCTCCCGAACGCCACCATCATTCAAGATTGGCAGCCTTTCAAGCCCGTGCCCGGTAACATGGCCATCCTGATGAAGAAAGATATCGACTGGATGGTGGATGACGCATCCAAGCCGAGCGTGGGAAGCCTGTGTACTTTCCCCTTTAGGGTCCCCATTGGAGAAGACTG GTACTACCTGAACATCGACATGTTCGGCAAAGACCTGGATCTGGTCCGCCGGCAGTTCCTGAGCCACCTGCAGCGCCACACGGCCACCTTGAAGGGTCACGTCATGTGCCAGATGTTCCTGGACCCGCCCTTGTGGAAGCCCATGGCTGACTTTTGCTGCCACGCCCTGAGCGTGGAGCTGGTGAAGGAGTACACGGAGCAATGCGTGGTGGAGTCCGACGTCGTGTAG